In Calliopsis andreniformis isolate RMS-2024a chromosome 8, iyCalAndr_principal, whole genome shotgun sequence, one DNA window encodes the following:
- the LOC143182694 gene encoding protein stunted isoform X2, producing MAAWRQAGLNYINYSQIAARLVRQALKPELRQEAVKRDDANVKVTPWKDGKPIKNA from the exons atGGCTGCGTGGAGACAAGCAGGATTGAA TTATATCAATTACTCACAAATAGCTGCCAGGCTTGTTAGGCAAGCTTTAAAACCTGAACTTAGGCAAGAAGCTGTAAAGCGTGATGATGCAAATGTAAAAGTTACTCCATGGAAAGATGGTAAACCTATCA AAAATGCATAA
- the Nurf-38 gene encoding inorganic pyrophosphatase Nurf-38, translating to MSLITLHVLRCQGLNKFAVPLRLATAGAVVRSRPCSVVQKLVRNMSYTTVERGALNSTDYRIYFKNEVGPISPMHDIPLYADESNKIVNMIVEIPRWTNAKMEINLKETLNPIKQDVKKGKLRYVANCFPHHGYIWNYGALPQTWENPDVLDEATGCKGDNDPIDVLEIGYRVAKRGEILKVKVLGTVALIDEGETDWKIIVIDINDPLADQMNDVNDIEKHYPGLMKATIEWFKIYKIPDGKPENQFAFNGEAKSRDFALHIVEEVHQHWQNLIKREAPAGGIACTNTSVVGSPFKITTDAAEEVLEKAPEPSEPQAVDPIVDKWHYVHLK from the exons ATGTCGTTGATAACGCTGCACGTGTTACGTTGCCAAGGTTTAAATAAGTTCGCTGTTCCGCTTAGATTGGCAACGGCCGGTGCTGTCGTTAGATCGCGACCGTGTTCTGTCGTACAAAAATTAGTTAGAAATATGTCGTACACGACGGTCGAAAGGGGTGCATTGAACAGCACCGATTACAGAATTTATTTCA AAAATGAAGTGGGCCCAATTTCACCTATGCATGACATTCCCCTCTATGCTGATGAAAGTAATAAAATAGTGAACATGATTGTTGAAATACCAAGATGGACAAATGCAAAAATGGAGATCAATCTTAAAGAAACATTGAATCCTATCAAACAAGATGTTAAAAAGGGCAAATTAAGATATGTTGCTAACTGCTTCCCACACCATGGCTACATATGGAATTATGGTGCATTACCACAG ACATGGGAGAATCCTGATGTATTGGATGAAGCAACTGGGTGCAAAGGGGATAATGATCCAATTGATGTTCTTGAAATAGGATACAGA GTTGCAAAAAGAGGTGAAATTTTAAAAGTTAAGGTACTTGGTACAGTTGCACTTATTGATGAAG GTGAAACTGATTGGAAAATCATTGTTATTGACATTAATGATCCCTTAGCAGATCAAATGAATG aTGTAAATGACATTGAAAAACATTACCCAGGATTAATGAAAGCTACCATAGAGTGGTTCAAAATTTACAAGATACCAGATGGCAAGCCAGAAAATCAATTTGCATTTAATGGAGAAGCAAAATCAAGGGATTTTGCTTTACATATTGTAGAAGAAGTGCATCAGCACTGGCAGAATCTCATTAAACGGGAAGCACCCGCGGGAGGAATAGCATG TACTAATACAAGTGTCGTGGGCAGTCCTTTCAAAATTACTACAGATGCTGCTGAAGAGGTATTGGAAAAAGCTCCAGAACCATCAGAGCCTCAAGCTGTGGATCCAATTG TCGATAAATGGCATTACGTACATCTTAAATGA
- the LOC143182172 gene encoding venom serine protease Bi-VSP, whose translation MLSTCLVIIGLLHPFVNLASAQVSGQFCTTPNYEKGICQNIRNCPVLLNLLQSQGLAARDFLIQSLCGYESGNPIVCCPKDSRDGKLQENQYGPLYPPNCGFNNASHTKVVGGSPAQLGAWPWIVALGYRSKQNPLQPAWRCGGSLISSRHVLTAAHCAYRDDLFVVRIGDLNLKRDDDGAHPVQVEIQAKMIHPGYRENAYVNDIAVLRLAEEVPFSEHLYPICLPVDDSLRTRDFYRTYPFIAGWGAIETKGPASENLLETQLPVVSNQACKDAYSNFPVAVIDNRVLCAGYARGGKDACQGDSGGPLMFPQKTTFYQIGVVSYGYKCAEPGYPGVYTRVTEYLDFITSALQ comes from the exons ATGTTATCCACGTGTCTAGTGATAATCGGCTTGCTACATCCATTCGTGAATCTGGCGTCCGCTCAAG tttcagGTCAGTTCTGCACCACTCCGAACTACGAGAAAGGCATCTGTCAAAATATTAGAAACTGCCCAGTCTTGTTAAATCTGCTGCAATCACAGGGTCTCGCAGCCAGAGACTTCCTAATACAATCGCTATGTGGCTATGAAAGTGGAAATCCAATAGTTTGCTGCCCTAAGGACTCAAGAGATGGCAAGCTACAGGAGAATCAGTACGGACCTTTGTATCCACCCAACTGTGGCTTCAATAACGCCAGTCACACCAAGGTGGTCGGAGGCTCTCCAGCACAACTCG GTGCCTGGCCCTGGATCGTCGCACTGGGATACCGCAGCAAACAAAACCCCTTGCAACCAGCTTGGCGTTGCGGAGGATCCCTGATTTCCTCCAGGCACGTGTTAACTGCTGCTCATTGTGCCTATCGTGATGATTTGTTTGTGGTTCGTATCGGTGACTTGAATTTGAAACGCGACGACGATGGTGCACACCCTGTTCAAGTCGAAATTCAGGCGAAAATGATTCACCCTGGATACAGAGAAAACGCATACGTGAACGATATAGCTGTGCTTAGACTGGCGGAGGAGGTACCATTCTCTG aaCATCTATACCCCATTTGTCTCCCGGTGGATGATTCCCTCCGAACCAGAGACTTCTATCGAACGTATCCCTTTATCGCTGGTTGGGGAGCAATCGAAACAA AGGGACCAGCCAGCGAAAATCTTCTGGAAACACAGTTGCCAGTAGTTAGTAATCAAGCTTGCAAAGATGCTTACTCCAATTTCCCAGTCGCTGTTATTGACAACCGTGTGCTCTGCGCTGGATATGCTCGTGGTGGGAAAGATGCTTGCCAG GGTGACAGTGGAGGACCACTGATGTTCCCACAAAAGACGACATTTTACCAGATCGGAGTTGTATCTTATGGTTACAAATGCGCCGAACCTGGCTATCCAGGTGTCTACACTCGCGTTACGGAATACCTCGACTTCATCACTTCAGCGCTGCAATAG
- the LOC143182694 gene encoding protein stunted isoform X1 — MAAWRQAGLNYINYSQIAARLVRQALKPELRQEAVKRDDANVKVTPWKDGKPITEKQ; from the exons atGGCTGCGTGGAGACAAGCAGGATTGAA TTATATCAATTACTCACAAATAGCTGCCAGGCTTGTTAGGCAAGCTTTAAAACCTGAACTTAGGCAAGAAGCTGTAAAGCGTGATGATGCAAATGTAAAAGTTACTCCATGGAAAGATGGTAAACCTATCA CTGAGAAACAATAA
- the LOC143182693 gene encoding E3 ubiquitin-protein ligase ZNRF2: MGAKASTVAQSAGGNGQSSAEADEAGLHGFSILRSLPGGVNILQHLHPQGNQSQNSRVSGDSRQRARSLSSVPDLSSGEQSSLASSVGVGVGQALGLPQLDSDDTDEDSGRVYAAHSLPSHIWSLNGLKCPVCSKFILPDDIECHLVICLTKPRLSYNEDVLSDEKGECVICLEELQPGDVIARLPCLCIYHKNCIDKWFQVNRSCPEHPGD; encoded by the exons ATGGGAGCTAAGGCAAGCACTGTGGCACAATCAGCTGGAGGCAATGGGCAATCCTCTGCTGAAGCGGATGAGGCTGGGTTGCATGGTTTCTCTATACTCCGTTCCCTGCCTGGAGGTGTTAACATATTGCAACATTTGCATCCACAAGGAAACCAATCACAGAATTCCAGAGTGTCTGGGGACAGTAGACAACGTGCTCGTTCCTTAAGTTCAGTGCCAGACTTATCTTCTGGGGAACAAAGCAGTCTAGCTTCTTCTGTGGGAGTTGGTGTGGGTCAAGCGCTTGGTTTACCCCAGCTTGACTCAGATGATACAGATGAAGACAGTGGACGAGTTTATGCTGCCCATAGCTTGCCTTCTCATATTTGGTCCCTTAACG GTCTAAAGTGTCCTGTTTGCTCCAAATTCATTTTACCAGACGATATAGAATGTCACCTGGTCATATGTCTGACCAAACCACGTCTTAGTTACAATG AAGATGTATTATCTGATGAAAAAGGAGAATGTGTTATCTGTCTTGAGGAGTTACAACCTGGTGATGTTATAGCCCGTTTACCTTGCCTTTGTATATATCATAAAAA TTGCATTGATAAATGGTTTCAAGTAAACCGTAGTTGCCCTGAACACCCTGGGGATTGA